One genomic region from Deltaproteobacteria bacterium encodes:
- a CDS encoding PEGA domain-containing protein, with product MPLRLHIAIAIAVALWAGRAAAAPPVRVALAPPSTLGAEASAKQARALGAALERALASVPGHAVVGPAAVRRAVARARKPELRTCDGDVACLADLGALLGVDRVVYVEVGGLGDARVLAMQLVDVASRTEVRSITAELTAADVDRSARAAAYRLLAPQRYVGTLQLDVDVPGAAIYVDGTQIGVSPMPPREIAVGSHALRVTHPEYRDFVRFVDIEFDTTTKISVALKAFPIVEDAMRQTGGPSRGAPEAPAAAPTPWYKRWYTLVGASAVVLVGSAIVVGLVTRGVDADRVEIVGD from the coding sequence ATGCCGCTGAGACTCCATATCGCGATCGCGATCGCCGTCGCCCTGTGGGCGGGCCGCGCGGCCGCCGCCCCGCCGGTCCGCGTCGCCCTCGCGCCGCCGAGCACGCTGGGCGCCGAAGCCAGCGCGAAACAGGCGCGGGCGCTCGGCGCCGCGCTCGAGCGAGCGCTGGCATCCGTGCCCGGGCACGCCGTGGTCGGCCCGGCCGCGGTCCGCCGCGCCGTCGCGCGCGCGCGCAAGCCCGAGCTGCGCACATGCGACGGCGACGTCGCGTGCCTGGCCGATCTCGGTGCGCTGCTGGGCGTCGATCGCGTCGTGTACGTCGAAGTCGGCGGGCTCGGCGACGCGCGCGTCCTCGCCATGCAACTCGTCGATGTCGCATCGCGCACCGAGGTTCGCTCCATCACCGCGGAACTGACCGCTGCCGACGTCGACCGGTCCGCGCGGGCGGCGGCCTACCGGCTGCTCGCGCCGCAGCGGTACGTCGGCACACTGCAGCTCGACGTGGACGTGCCGGGCGCGGCGATTTATGTCGACGGCACTCAGATCGGGGTATCGCCCATGCCGCCGCGGGAGATCGCCGTCGGCAGCCACGCGCTGCGCGTCACGCATCCCGAGTACCGCGACTTCGTCCGGTTCGTCGACATCGAGTTCGACACGACGACGAAGATCTCGGTGGCGCTCAAGGCGTTCCCGATCGTCGAGGACGCCATGCGGCAGACCGGAGGCCCCAGCCGTGGCGCCCCCGAGGCGCCCGCGGCCGCGCCGACGCCCTGGTACAAGCGCTGGTACACGCTCGTCGGCGCCAGCGCGGTCGTGCTCGTGGGCAGCGCGATCGTCGTCGGCCTGGTCACTCGCGGCGTCGACGCCGATCGCGTCGAGATCGTCGGAGACTGA
- a CDS encoding biotin/lipoyl-binding protein produces the protein MQRELCATVVGSDPPIEVAIRVEPIDGDRWRVEIDGRVHEADARQVRPGTWSLLVDGRSWLVDIDERRRGTVVAVAGSETTVAVEDARRKRLAEVARRDGGGADGRSVVAAPIAGKVVKVLVEPGKRVAEGDGLVVLEAMKMENEIRAPRAGVVEAVHVDAGRSVETQEPLVTLGPGAD, from the coding sequence ATGCAGCGCGAACTGTGTGCCACCGTGGTGGGCAGCGATCCCCCGATCGAGGTGGCGATCCGGGTGGAACCGATCGACGGCGACCGCTGGCGGGTCGAGATCGACGGCCGCGTGCACGAGGCGGACGCACGCCAGGTGCGGCCGGGAACGTGGTCGCTGCTCGTGGACGGCCGAAGCTGGCTGGTCGACATCGACGAGCGCCGCCGCGGGACGGTCGTGGCCGTCGCGGGGAGCGAAACCACGGTCGCGGTCGAGGACGCGCGGCGCAAGCGGCTCGCCGAGGTCGCCCGGCGCGACGGCGGGGGCGCGGACGGACGCAGCGTGGTGGCCGCGCCGATCGCGGGCAAAGTCGTCAAGGTGCTCGTCGAGCCCGGGAAGCGCGTGGCCGAGGGCGACGGCCTCGTCGTGCTCGAGGCGATGAAGATGGAAAACGAGATCCGCGCGCCGCGCGCCGGCGTCGTCGAAGCGGTCCACGTCGACGCCGGACGGTCGGTCGAGACGCAAGAGCCGCTGGTCACGCTCGGCCCTGGCGCGGACTGA
- a CDS encoding ArsA family ATPase: protein MTSRFSELVTSKRIVVCVGSGGVGKTTTAAAIAMYAARAGRRALVITIDPAKRLANSLGLAGLGHDIQQVSDELLAAAGRRATGGALFAMMLDQKRAFDEVVEQYATNPEAIARILANPVYAQISGALAGSQEYAALAKLYDLDKTGDWDLIVVDTPPTAHALDFLDAPQKLTAAIDSPAIDWFRKLRQSGRRRRWSVAGRTGAYILKRISKFVGSQFLDDLGVFFTEFSDILGGFRERAEAVYALLRDPGVGFVLVTSPEPMAVDEALFFHARLLASQMPFSAFVVNRVHPDRAIAGTADEIDGKLARHPGIAALGLDDAERRAAVDALLANHAGIQELAFADARSIDRLREACGDGAALRAVPYFEQDVHDVAGLAHIGEFLFERGGRGTAAVSAS, encoded by the coding sequence TTGACCAGCCGATTCAGCGAACTCGTCACGAGCAAGCGCATCGTGGTGTGCGTCGGATCCGGGGGGGTCGGCAAGACCACCACCGCGGCCGCGATCGCCATGTACGCGGCGCGCGCGGGCCGGCGCGCGCTCGTCATCACGATCGATCCCGCCAAGCGCCTCGCCAACTCCCTCGGCCTCGCGGGCCTGGGCCACGACATCCAGCAGGTGAGCGACGAACTGCTCGCCGCCGCGGGCCGCCGCGCGACCGGCGGCGCGCTGTTCGCGATGATGCTGGATCAGAAGCGCGCGTTCGACGAGGTCGTCGAGCAATATGCGACGAACCCGGAAGCGATCGCGCGCATCCTCGCCAACCCGGTCTATGCCCAGATCTCGGGCGCGCTGGCCGGGTCCCAGGAGTATGCGGCGCTGGCCAAACTGTACGACCTCGACAAAACCGGCGACTGGGATCTGATCGTCGTCGACACGCCGCCGACGGCGCACGCGCTCGACTTCCTCGACGCCCCGCAGAAACTCACGGCGGCGATCGACTCGCCGGCGATCGATTGGTTCCGCAAACTGCGCCAAAGTGGCCGCCGCAGGCGCTGGTCGGTCGCCGGCCGCACCGGCGCATACATCCTCAAGCGCATCTCGAAGTTCGTCGGCTCCCAGTTCCTCGACGACCTCGGCGTGTTCTTCACCGAGTTCAGCGACATCCTCGGTGGCTTTCGCGAGCGCGCCGAGGCCGTGTATGCGCTGCTTCGCGACCCGGGCGTCGGGTTCGTGCTGGTGACGAGCCCCGAACCGATGGCGGTCGACGAAGCACTGTTCTTTCACGCGCGACTGCTCGCCTCGCAGATGCCGTTTTCGGCGTTCGTCGTCAACCGTGTCCACCCGGACCGCGCGATCGCGGGCACGGCCGACGAGATCGACGGCAAGCTCGCGCGCCATCCGGGCATCGCCGCGCTGGGTCTCGACGACGCCGAGCGCCGCGCTGCGGTCGACGCGCTGCTCGCCAACCACGCCGGCATCCAGGAGCTGGCCTTCGCCGACGCGCGCTCGATCGATCGCCTGCGCGAGGCATGCGGCGACGGCGCCGCGCTGCGAGCCGTGCCCTATTTCGAACAGGACGTGCACGACGTCGCGGGCCTCGCCCATATCGGCGAGTTCCTGTTCGAACGGGGCGGCCGCGGGACCGCCGCGGTCAGTGCCTCGTGA